The sequence TTAAAGAGCGATTTGCCCCCTACCCCATTCAGATTGCTTTGCTCAACCGGTTTCGCAGTCCCCAGGAGCGCAAACAGATTCTTGCCAAACTCAAAACCGGGGAATTGGACTGTGTGGTAGGCACCCATCAATTATTAAGTAATACGGTGACATTCCGGGATTTAGGATTATTAGTCGTGGATGAGGAACAGCGGTTTGGGGTCAATCATAAGGAAAAAATCAAAGCCTTAAAAACCACCGTAGATGTATTAACCTTAACCGCCACCCCCATCCCCCGTACTTTGTCGATGGCTCTATCGGGATTGCGGGAAATGAGCCTGATTACCACGCCACCCCCCTCCCGTCGCCCCATTAAAACCCATTTGATTCCCTACCAACCGGAGACCATTCGTGCCGCCATTGCCCAGGAGTTGGATCGGGGGGGACAGGTGTTTTATGTTTTACCCAAAATTGCGGGGATGGAAGCCGCCATTGCTCAAATTCAACAGATGATCCCCACTGCCAAAATTATGTTGGCGCACGGACAATTAGCCCCAGAGGAATTAGAAGTCGCCATGCTGGCATTTAGTAACGGCGAAGCCGATATTTTGGTTTGCACAACCATTGTGGAATCCGGGTTAGATATTCCCCGGGTGAATACGATTATTATCGAAGATGCCCATCGGTTTGGTCTGGCGCAACTCTATCAACTGCGGGGGCGGGTGGGGCGAGCGGGGGTACAGGCGTATGCTTGGCTGACCTACCCGAGCGAGGAATTGCTCACGGAGGAAGCCAAAGCCCGTCTGCGTGCCATTCAGGAGTTTACGCATCTCGGTTCCGGTTACCAACTGGCACTGCGGGATTTGGACATTCGGGGGGCGGGGGATATTTTGGGAGCGGAGCAGTCGGGGCAGGTCGCCGCCGTCGGGTTTGACCTGTATTTAGAAATGTTACAGGAGGCGATTCAAGAGGTACGGGGGCAGGAAATTCCCAGCGTGGATGACACCCAAATTGACCTGAATTTAACCGCCTTTATTCCTGCGAATTATATGCCCAATTTAGAGCAAAAATTAAGTGCCTATCGTACCCTGGCGACCGCAGAAACTCCCCAGGAATTAACCAAAATTGCCCAGGAATGGGTGAATTCTTACGGTGAGTTGCCAGTGCCAGTAGTGCAGTTGATCTTAGTCATGCGGGTGAAATTACTCGCCAAACAATTGGGCATCAGCCGTATTCGCCCCGATAAACCCCACGTCATTTTAGAAACGGCGATGGCGGCACCCGCTTGGCAACAATTGCTGACAGGATTATCCCCAAAACTCCATTCCCGGTTTGTCCACACCCCCGGCAAAATCACGGTGCGGGGACTGGCGACCCTACCCCCGGCGCAGCAGTTGGAACAATTGCTGAACTGGTTTCAGGCAATGGTGCAACGGCGGTCGGAGTGACCACTCCAGTTGGTGCGGGTACAGCCATATCCCCCGGCAAAAAGGAACGGGCGGTGACAGCAACCAAAGCCACCCCAAAGGTAAGTACCAGCAAAAATGGCAAAATGAAACGGGTAAACCACGTCATCGCAATCCACTCCTGAAGGGGGATAAAAACACTGTTTTCAAAATTTTAACAAATCTTAAATCGTAGGTATAGAGGCATTCTACTTGATTTACAAACAGAAATTCCCCAGAACCATACACCGCAGGTGCTTCTTTTACGGGGGCGATGCCCTGCGACCCTTATTCTAAACTGAGTTGAGATGACTATGTCTGTGAATACCAAGGTTACTAAAAACCAGCACGGGGCGGTGCCCTGCGACCCTTGATTTTGTCAGGATATTTGCAAGTATAAAACTTTTGCTCATAATTCATAATTTGAATGATATTGCTATAGCATTGGCGATAGATTCAACCCTACCCATTTTCACAGCCAGCCAGCCCCACGTATGCAACACATTTGCGATACATTCACGAGATCAATCCGTCACCCACACTACCTTTTACCATGAACGTCAAACCAGGGTATGTCCTGAAATTTTCGCCCCCAACCGCACGGGCACTGGTCGCTGGTATCCAAGATTGGCAGGAGCGGGGATTACTCCAGGGGGCAACGGTGGCACTCCAAATCCAACAACACCAGGGGGAAACGGATTTAATCTTAAACGCTACGACTTCCACACAAATCTCTGAACTGGCACAGGGATTAGCGGCTTGGGCGGAACTGAATCTCATTACTTCGCCCATCCAATGTAAAGTCATTTTACCCCAGTTGTCTGAATCTTTACTCATGGGTTTAGACCATTGGTTAAGCAGTGGATTGGTTGCCGATCAAGTCGTGCGGCAGTTTTGTCAAACCTATTGGTGGCAACCCTTGACCGGGGTAGGAACTCCGGCGGCTGGAGGGGGGAAACCCCTTTCAATGGTCAGAGCTTATGCCTTGTGGGCGTTGGGATTTTTGGGGGTGTGTGGTTTACATCGTCTGTACTTGGGACAGGTAGTGCCGGGGTTGTTGTGGCTGTTTACCCTGGGGTTGTGCGGTTTCGGGCAGGTAATTGATGTATTTTTGATCCCCAATTTGACCCAATCGGCTAACCGGCGGCGGGGTTTGGTTCCGGCTACGGTTACTCCTACTTCTGAGCGAGCGCCCCAACCCCAATTGTTGCGGTCATTTCGGGCGGAATTAAGCGTCCTCTGGCTGGCGCTGGTGGGGGTATTTTTGGTACTGCTTTCTTCGGTGGTATTGGCGGCGAGTGTGTGGGATAGCTTGGGAACCCTGGGGCAATATGGGCTTTTGTGGTTCTATACCCTGGGATTTGGCGGTATGGCATTGTGGTTACGTTCTAAGGACAATGTGCCATTAACTGCCCTCATGCTCCAGGTGGCAACCGTACTGCTGATTCCCGTTAATTTTTGGACAATTGACCAGTTGGGGTTATGGTCGCAGGGCTTGCCAATTGTGCCGTTGGGGGCGGGCTTGGTGTTGACCGGGCTGGGGTTTTGGTTGCAGGGGCGGACGGCGATGCCCTGGGGGTTAGGACTGGTCTTGCTCCTGCCCTGGTTGCAATCTGGCTGGCAAAGTCCTGGCATCATTTACAGTACAGTGTATGGCGGAAGTTTACTAACAACTGCTGTACTTTGGCGGGGTCGCCATGCCCCTTGGTCGAGTCTGACTTGGGTGGGCATTTTTGGTGGGCTGGGTTTGCTGATTGTCCGAGCCATTGATACGCTTGAGCCGCCGTATTATAACCTGGCATTGGCGATTGGTCTCAACGGTTGGTTAATTGTTTGGTTAACCCGTTCTCAATCATTACAAATGTGGGGGTTGGTGGGGTGGATTTTAACGTTTTTGGGTTGGTTTTTGGCGATCCCCACTGGTTTTTTGCCTGATGGTCGTTGGTCATGGCAGGCTTTGGTGATGGTCATTTTGCTGGGTGAATTGCTCTACTATCGCCTGCGTTCACGGCAAGAATTTTCCGCACTGTTGGGCTTGTTTGGTCTGCAACTGCAAGCCCTCTGGTTACTCTGGGGAGCAATTCCTAGCCCGGGACGGGCGCAGATTTTGACCTGGGCGGAACAGGTGGGGGGAACCCTGGGGATGCCTACCGTATTGCTCAGTATTTTGTGGTTACCGGCGGTGGGGTCAACCATGCTGGCAAGACAATTATTTGAGAGTTGGTCAGCCCCAAAGTTAACCAAATTGACTGGCATTTTCGCCCTGGCTTTGGGCAGTAGCTTGTCCATACTTAGTTTGAGCAATCCCACCTGGCGGATTTTGGTTTGGGGGGGCTGTGGGTGTTATTTGGTGTTCTGGTTACGCCGTCAATTGCAGGTGCAACTGGGGTGGATTTACCTTCTGCAAACCCTGTTTTTAAGTACGCTTTTATTTGCAGTGGATCGGCTGGCACCAAATTTGCCAACGGCGATTTGGGTACTGCTTTTGTTTGCACTGGCGGCGGGGCAATGGTGCTGGAGTTGTACCGATCACCCCTGGGGGCGCACCGGTTGGCTGGTGGGGCTGGTACTGATGGGGTTGGGGTATAGGGAATGGTTGCCCTGGGTATGGGGGGGGACTGCCGTCAATGGCTGGGTGTTGAGTGCGTTTATCCCTGGAATTTTTCTCAGTATTTTGTCCTGGCAGTCGCAGTGCATAGCTCCCCGCTGGTGGGTGGGAATTTCCCTGGTGAGCGTGGTGGGGAGTGCCATGTTTCTACCCCCTGGATGGGAAATGCCGGGACTTTGGCTGGCGACGGGGGTGGCGGCGCTGGGGGCTTGGCGGTGGCGGCATGGATTTCCCGGCGTGGTGGCACTGAGTCTGGGGTTCGCCCTATGGGCTAAACTGGTTGCCCAATTTTTGCCCCAGGGCAGTTGGTCGGCGGGGGTCGTCTGGGCTTATGTGCTGTGGGTCTGGGCGTGGCGGCATTACCTCACCCAGCGGTTGCGCTCTGTCAATTCTATCAATAACGTTTATGCCCAAATTTGTGACGCTTGGGCAGGGGTTGTCACGGGAATAATGTTAGTATTTTTTACATATGAAATTTATACAGATTACCGGTATTATTTGGCGGATATGTCCCCGCCATCGGTGTGGTCGCTGTGGGTGGTGGGGGTGCTGACCCTGGGCTTGGGGTATCGCCTCTATCAGCAGGTGCATCCCTGGGTGGGGTATGGGTTGGTGTGGAGTTTGGAAGTGGGGCTGGCTTTGAGTGCATTATTCACCCCCAATCCTTGGCTGATTTTGGGCTTGGGTAATGCGACTTTAGGTACACTTGCACTACTGCTGTTGGTATGGCGGCAGGCTTGGGGTACGGCGTTGGTTG comes from Synechococcus sp. C9 and encodes:
- a CDS encoding NINE protein, producing the protein MNVKPGYVLKFSPPTARALVAGIQDWQERGLLQGATVALQIQQHQGETDLILNATTSTQISELAQGLAAWAELNLITSPIQCKVILPQLSESLLMGLDHWLSSGLVADQVVRQFCQTYWWQPLTGVGTPAAGGGKPLSMVRAYALWALGFLGVCGLHRLYLGQVVPGLLWLFTLGLCGFGQVIDVFLIPNLTQSANRRRGLVPATVTPTSERAPQPQLLRSFRAELSVLWLALVGVFLVLLSSVVLAASVWDSLGTLGQYGLLWFYTLGFGGMALWLRSKDNVPLTALMLQVATVLLIPVNFWTIDQLGLWSQGLPIVPLGAGLVLTGLGFWLQGRTAMPWGLGLVLLLPWLQSGWQSPGIIYSTVYGGSLLTTAVLWRGRHAPWSSLTWVGIFGGLGLLIVRAIDTLEPPYYNLALAIGLNGWLIVWLTRSQSLQMWGLVGWILTFLGWFLAIPTGFLPDGRWSWQALVMVILLGELLYYRLRSRQEFSALLGLFGLQLQALWLLWGAIPSPGRAQILTWAEQVGGTLGMPTVLLSILWLPAVGSTMLARQLFESWSAPKLTKLTGIFALALGSSLSILSLSNPTWRILVWGGCGCYLVFWLRRQLQVQLGWIYLLQTLFLSTLLFAVDRLAPNLPTAIWVLLLFALAAGQWCWSCTDHPWGRTGWLVGLVLMGLGYREWLPWVWGGTAVNGWVLSAFIPGIFLSILSWQSQCIAPRWWVGISLVSVVGSAMFLPPGWEMPGLWLATGVAALGAWRWRHGFPGVVALSLGFALWAKLVAQFLPQGSWSAGVVWAYVLWVWAWRHYLTQRLRSVNSINNVYAQICDAWAGVVTGIMLVFFTYEIYTDYRYYLADMSPPSVWSLWVVGVLTLGLGYRLYQQVHPWVGYGLVWSLEVGLALSALFTPNPWLILGLGNATLGTLALLLLVWRQAWGTALVGVPLFYGVIGALVGLGTSLTAFTGWMSVALGGMSLGVGCRRERWQPLTYVGMGIITLGLYQFLVYQLLQLPAGKPGDGWMILAGLGVILSYAYMGLRVGLSHWLVRWNVPVLAVTRMGHGHWGLAVGLAAIRFGFPTSTNGVIGNAIVLVLCGVYALGYGRQSGRWVWGGLATLLATWGDILVLVVPEHTLVNWAGTGASLLGVLLMSAPWVRWGWSDVRPWQQVGLLIPGVNVLLLAGIAGGEMVTWANLWVTAAFYAWSAKRDVRRSYVSLLLLDWGLLKFLREQGWRTFLIYGLIVGVSLLYIAQIDPYWRRDDTRERRHFLRCVATGLLGLTAIWESQGAWVPGFLTMGLGLGLAGLGLGLRVRAYLFSGTLIFALQALIQVWIFITTYSILLWALGLGLGMAMLWVAATFETRRTQVMALMQTFFQRELARWE